One region of Primulina tabacum isolate GXHZ01 chromosome 1, ASM2559414v2, whole genome shotgun sequence genomic DNA includes:
- the LOC142512954 gene encoding pectinesterase inhibitor-like gives MAISNKNVSLIQQVCEKTHNYSLCVSSLKSDPRGLKADLKDLVVIMMDIALVKSIKISELIIKLNKTASDPLVRSCFNVCSSEYGASMVSLQEAIDAFESNSYKESYEQLGFAASGPGGCEDTFAEPPARKSPLTAVGADLYSVVTIAEDILSIVMKHKSP, from the coding sequence ATGGCAATTAGCAACAAAAATGTTTCTTTGATACAGCAAGTGTGCGAGAAAACACATAATTATAGTCTGTGTGTTTCTTCTTTAAAATCCGATCCCCGTGGTCTCAAAGCCGACCTGAAAGATCTCGTTGTTATTATGATGGACATTGCATTAGTGAAGTCAATCAAAATCTCAGAACTTATCATTAAATTGAACAAAACAGCCTCTGATCCACTTGTTAGATCATGCTTTAACGTATGTAGTAGTGAATACGGTGCATCTATGGTAAGTCTCCAAGAAGCTATAGATGCTTTTGAGTCGAATTCTTATAAAGAATCATATGAGCAGCTTGGTTTTGCTGCAAGTGGACCGGGAGGTTGCGAGGATACTTTTGCCGAACCACCAGCACGCAAGTCTCCATTGACGGCTGTCGGTGCCGACCTTTATTCTGTGGTTACCATTGCAGAAGATATTCTATCGATCGTCATGAAGCACAAGTCACCATGA
- the LOC142512970 gene encoding pectinesterase-like has product MQQIKNLLYTAVTLIFVIHCALAQLTLIVCKDGRGNFTTITQAVAAALNTSFQRTVIKIKAGVYYENIIITQQKINLYFIGEGMDVTKISGNKSAGMGLETKDTATVRINANGFVAIDITFENTAGPQMSQAVALSNYGDRTAFYRCRFLGYQDTLNPQFHTQFYRDCEIYGTVDFIFGKEAKVVFQNCNIYARKPSAGQSNTVTAQGKETPNQDFGIVMQNCSFSGTPDLLKELNVKTFLGRPWKNYSTTVIMQSFLHKLIDPRGWLDWEGVSLDKVYNAEYSNRGPGASIHQRVNWSHVINSRAEAAKFTVRNFIDGDNWIKSTGIPFFPDLLWYSVTLKLRELCFDRAMYIAIEFILWYVFMYCHLDISRVYLHLFGQNTYN; this is encoded by the exons ATGCAGCAGATCAAGAATTTGCTTTACACAGCAGTGACCCTCATCTTTGTGATACATTGTGCATTAGCACAATTGACTTTGATAGTGTGCAAAGATGGACGGGGAAATTTCACCACTATTACTCAAGCTGTGGCTGCAGCTCTGAACACAAGTTTCCAAAGGACGGTTATAAAAATAAAAGCTGGTGTTTACTACGAAAACATCATTATTACCCAACAAAAGATTAATTTGTATTTCATAGGTGAGGGAATGGACGTCACCAAAATATCGGGTAATAAAAGCGCTGGAATGGGCTTGGAAACTAAGGATACAGCAACAGTCC GAATCAATGCTAATGGATTCGTTGCAATAGATATAACCTTCGAAAACACTGCTGGTCCACAAATGTCCCAGGCAGTTGCTCTAAGCAACTATGGCGACCGTACAGCATTCTACAGGTGTCGTTTTTTGGGATATCAAGATACATTGAATCCCCAGTTTCACACCCAGTTTTACCGAGATTGTGAAATTTACGGCACCGTAGATTTTATATTCGGTAAAGAGGCAAAAGTTGTCTTCCAAAACTGCAACATCTACGCACGCAAGCCATCAGCCGGGCAATCAAACACCGTCACGGCACAAGGCAAAGAGACACcaaatcaggattttggcatTGTGATGCAAAATTGCAGTTTTTCAGGTACGCCTGATTTGCTAAAGGAGTTGAACGTGAAGACATTTTTAGGCAGACCTTGGAAAAATTATTCCACGACGGTGATAATGCAAAGTTTTCTACACAAACTAATCGATCCCAGGGGCTGGTTGGATTGGGAAGGAGTTAGTTTGGACAAAGTGTATAATGCTGAATACAGTAACCGAGGACCTGGTGCAAGTATCCACCAGAGAGTCAATTGGTCACACGTTATCAACTCCAGAGCTGAGGCTGCCAAATTTACAGTGAGGAACTTCATTGACGGAGATAATTGGATTAAATCCACTGGAATTCCATTTTTCCCTGACTTGTTATGGTATAGCGTAACGTTGAAATTAAGAGAACTTTGTTTCGACCGAGCAATGTATATAGCCATAGAATTTATTTTGTGGTATGTGTTCATGTACTGTCATCTCGATATTTCTCGCGTATATCTACATTTATTTGGTCAAAATACTTATAATTAA